In the Lactobacillus paragasseri genome, TTAGCTGCAAAGTTTTGAACAGACATGATAGCACCAAAGATAATAGCATTTTTTGTAATAAAAAATGCAGTTAATGAAAGTAATAACATTTGTCCAACTAAGTTACAAAAACCACTTAAAACAATTAATTCTTGCTGAGCAGCTGTTTGTTTAATATGTGCGTTCTCTACTTTACTTGAAGCCTGCTCACCAACTTTAAATAGTTTTGCACCAGCAAAGTATCTTCTTAATTCTTCAAGGCCAGAAAACCATTTTGCCAAAACATCAAGATAATATTTGTTTTGCTTGGAAACATTGGTTGTCGCTTGTTCCATCTTCTTTTGAGCTAGTTTTGGAACAAAGTAAGAAATAATATCAATTACGATACTTGCTAAAAAGATCATCCAGTTAATAGATAGTAATGCTACTAACGCCGATACAAAGATTGCCCCATAAAATGGAATTATAATATACCAATCAAAGAAATTTGTTCTAACCATTTCAAGATCATTAGTCATTCTATTTTGCACATCAGCAACTTTGTGATTTCTTTGATCAAGGAAATAATGCCTGGCAAGTTTATTGCGGATCTGTTGATTATATTTTTCTTCTTGAATTCGAATTTCAAATTGAATGTAGTAGATCATCCCCTGAGTGCCAATATACAAAAGCCCTATCAAAAGGACAGTAACCAAAATTCCACGCCAATCTTTGTTTTTAACATCGGTTAAAAAGTACATTTGTACATATCCCGCACCAATGACAGCAGCACCAGAAATTACTGACAAGATATTCATGTAAATAAATCTGAAGTAATTCGTCTTTATAAAGTCTTTAAAGCTCATTGATTAGTGCCCCCATCATCTAGTTTTACTACCCGATCAAACATTGAAACTAATTCGTTAGAAAAGTTATGTGCAATCATAATTACAGAACCATCTGTAGTTAAAAGATGTTGCAAGATATGCTTCGTAGATTTGCTATCAATTGCACTAGTGCCCTCGTCAATAAAAAGCCAGGGAGAATTATGGACTAACGCTCTAGCTAAGACTAATTTTTGTTTTTGACCACCAGACAAATTGTTCTTATCTAAATCAACTTGTGTAGCTAGCCCCTCAGGAAAGTTGCTAATATCTTTATCTAAATCAACTTTTTTAGTTGCTTGTTTTACTTGATTATTAAGCTCAGCATTAAACATAGTGATATTATTTTCAAGCGTGTCTGGAAAGAGGGTACTATCCTGTGCCAAATATCCAATTTCATCCGGATTTAAATATACTTCCTTACCATCCTGATCAATAAAACGAATTGTACCTTTACTTGGAGTGAGTTTATTTAAGATTAATTTAAATAAGGTAGACTTTCCACTTCCGCTATCGCCAGTTATTAGAATTTTTTCACCTTTATTGAAAGTTAAATTAGGATATGAAATCTTTTCGCCATTCTTAAATTGTAAGGTTAAATCTTTTATTTCTATCTTGGCAATTTTTTGATCATCATGTTGATCCTTGGGTATTTCAACCTGTTGCTCCAGCTCAAGGATTTCTTCATTTAAGCCTTTAGCTGATTTAATTAAATTCCATTGGGCCACAAATGCTGCTACACCATTCATAATTGTTGAACTAAATTGGCCAGTAGTAATTACAGCACCAAAAGCAATTCTACCTTGCAAATATAAGTAAGCACATAAACCTAGAAGCAACATTTGACCGCCAATATTTACAAGCGCTGTAGCCATATCAGCAATTGCAATCGTTGCTCCTTGATGAATTGCAGCTTTCTTATACTCTTTTGCCCCATTATTAATCGAGCTAGTAAAAATATCGAAACTTGCATATCTTCTTAGTTCATCTAGGCCTTTTACCCATTTATCCAAAATATTGAGGAATTTTTCATTTTTCTTTGTGACAGTAACTGTTGCCGTAGAAGTTAGTTTTTCAAAGGCCTTAGGTAACAATAATGAAATAATAGTTAAAATCACAGTTACAACAACTAGAATCCAATTAAAAGAAAATAGAATTCCAATTGAGAAAACTACAGCTAAAAAATACATAAAGCCATTTTTAATCGGAGTTAAGTATTTAGTAGTTAGTTGATCAAGATTTGCAACCATATTATTTTGTACTTTTGCAGTCTGATTAATACCATTTTTAAAGAAATAGCGACTAATTCTGGCACGGATCTGGTGTAAATAATTCTGTACGTCTTTGCCATACAAATAATCTGATCTTGATATTAGTATAATTCTGACACCATCACAGCCTAGTGCTAAACACATAAACAGAATAAAGCCCAATAAATTCATGTTTCGTAGATGATTATACGCTGGCGTCATTAAATATTGTGATAGTGAGTCACTTGCCATTCCAATAATCACCATTAAAAAAATCAAAATAAACTGTTTTTTATTTGATTTAAATAGTTGCTTAATGCTCATACTTTTTCTCCAAGTGTTTTGTATTTTAATTATATTTTAAATTAATTTTATATTTTTAAGCTTTAAACCTCAATACAAAATTAAAAAAACATTAATTTAATCTATTTAAATTCAAATAAAAAGCAGAATTCAGATCAGTTTTGACCTAAATTCTACTTTTAAATTTTAGATAAACATTTTTTAATATAAAGTTGGAACCAAACCACCATCAAGTACAGAAATTTCTATTTCACTTAACCGTAACTACCCTACTATGCTTAAAAGCATAATCAGATATTTCATTACCAATTCCTGGCCTGTTAGGAATAGTGAATACACCATTGTTAGGTTCATAATCATATTTAGTTAACTTAAGCATTTTTGGCATCTCAGTATTGACGTTATATTCATGAATCACAAAGTTAGGGAGTGCTGCTTCTAAGTTTAGTGACACTGCAGTTGCTAAGTTGCTTCCGGCTACATGGATTTGTACACCAAGCTCACTTGTATCTGCCATATCGCATATCTTTTTAACTTCAGTTACTCCTCCAGCCGTACAAATATCTGGCTGCGCAACTTG is a window encoding:
- a CDS encoding ATP-binding cassette domain-containing protein produces the protein MSFKDFIKTNYFRFIYMNILSVISGAAVIGAGYVQMYFLTDVKNKDWRGILVTVLLIGLLYIGTQGMIYYIQFEIRIQEEKYNQQIRNKLARHYFLDQRNHKVADVQNRMTNDLEMVRTNFFDWYIIIPFYGAIFVSALVALLSINWMIFLASIVIDIISYFVPKLAQKKMEQATTNVSKQNKYYLDVLAKWFSGLEELRRYFAGAKLFKVGEQASSKVENAHIKQTAAQQELIVLSGFCNLVGQMLLLSLTAFFITKNAIIFGAIMSVQNFAANVSIGLQQVIEGLSFMKSSKELMGEISHDSAVINKNKVEGEEAPLAFTTKNLSLSFPNGEELVFPDIDVKPGEKILLSGDSGAGKSTLFKLILGDLKASTGKVEFENAAGDTIIPDMSRIGYIPQDPNLFPGTIKENITMFNDKLDSRVEATINEVNFDKDIKKFKNGINEELDLDKINISGGQRQKIVLARAKIHDSDIILIDEGTSAIDQKATMNILEKLLNSKATIVFIAHNFNEHMRQMFDREIYLSKD
- a CDS encoding ATP-binding cassette domain-containing protein is translated as MSIKQLFKSNKKQFILIFLMVIIGMASDSLSQYLMTPAYNHLRNMNLLGFILFMCLALGCDGVRIILISRSDYLYGKDVQNYLHQIRARISRYFFKNGINQTAKVQNNMVANLDQLTTKYLTPIKNGFMYFLAVVFSIGILFSFNWILVVVTVILTIISLLLPKAFEKLTSTATVTVTKKNEKFLNILDKWVKGLDELRRYASFDIFTSSINNGAKEYKKAAIHQGATIAIADMATALVNIGGQMLLLGLCAYLYLQGRIAFGAVITTGQFSSTIMNGVAAFVAQWNLIKSAKGLNEEILELEQQVEIPKDQHDDQKIAKIEIKDLTLQFKNGEKISYPNLTFNKGEKILITGDSGSGKSTLFKLILNKLTPSKGTIRFIDQDGKEVYLNPDEIGYLAQDSTLFPDTLENNITMFNAELNNQVKQATKKVDLDKDISNFPEGLATQVDLDKNNLSGGQKQKLVLARALVHNSPWLFIDEGTSAIDSKSTKHILQHLLTTDGSVIMIAHNFSNELVSMFDRVVKLDDGGTNQ